A part of Candidatus Manganitrophaceae bacterium genomic DNA contains:
- a CDS encoding AI-2E family transporter, translating to MNPTLRTLTHVTLLVAITLIFLRLASVIMIPLVFSILLSYLVHPLVRRMVRLHIGVKGKPFHLPAPLAIVLALLLVYTILSGFIYLFFSQLAVLIANLPQYQERITALFHPLQEAYKNFAEHLPGSGEAPEIPFGQALNALLAHLPAWFGGITELVINLILIFFLSLFMLMYSPALKEQIMLMVGKGLRSRLEEMFNRISEVMQQFLFGMALAQLTVALAVWFGLWAIGIQYAFLWGIFSGVLRVIPVVGLIVSAIPPLFMALIQFDRPGPFFVTLIFLVGLQVIYDYVFIPLTVGHKVDINPLTFLLMLMFWGWLWGIWGAILSLPLTALMRVVFDHSERLKPVGEMLGEPEKV from the coding sequence ATGAACCCCACGTTGCGGACGCTGACCCACGTGACCCTTTTGGTCGCGATCACCCTCATTTTTCTTCGCCTCGCTTCGGTCATCATGATCCCGCTGGTCTTCAGCATCTTGTTGAGCTATCTGGTCCATCCGCTGGTCCGGCGGATGGTGCGGCTTCATATCGGAGTGAAGGGGAAACCGTTTCATCTTCCCGCTCCTCTGGCGATCGTTCTCGCCCTCCTCTTGGTTTATACGATCCTTTCCGGTTTTATCTATCTCTTTTTCAGTCAGCTCGCTGTGCTGATCGCGAACCTTCCTCAGTATCAAGAGCGGATTACCGCACTCTTTCATCCCCTCCAGGAAGCCTATAAAAACTTTGCAGAACATCTCCCTGGGAGTGGGGAGGCGCCGGAAATCCCTTTCGGTCAGGCCCTCAACGCCCTGCTGGCTCATCTGCCGGCCTGGTTTGGAGGGATCACCGAGTTGGTCATCAATTTAATCCTGATCTTCTTTCTCTCCCTTTTTATGTTGATGTACTCCCCCGCTTTAAAAGAGCAAATCATGCTGATGGTAGGAAAAGGACTCAGGAGCCGGCTGGAAGAGATGTTCAACCGGATTTCGGAGGTGATGCAGCAATTTTTGTTTGGAATGGCGCTGGCGCAATTAACCGTGGCGTTGGCCGTCTGGTTCGGCCTCTGGGCCATCGGCATCCAATATGCCTTTCTTTGGGGAATCTTTTCGGGGGTGCTCCGGGTCATCCCGGTCGTCGGGCTGATCGTCAGCGCGATTCCTCCCCTCTTTATGGCGTTGATCCAGTTTGATCGTCCGGGACCGTTCTTCGTGACGTTGATCTTTCTGGTGGGGCTGCAGGTGATTTATGATTATGTTTTCATCCCGCTCACCGTCGGCCACAAAGTTGACATCAATCCGTTGACCTTTCTTCTCATGCTGATGTTCTGGGGCTGGCTCTGGGGGATTTGGGGGGCGATCTTGTCGCTGCCGCTGACAGCGCTGATGCGGGTGGTTTTTGATCATTCGGAGCGGCTAAAGCCGGTGGGAGAGATGTTGGGCGAGCCCGAGAAAGTGTAG
- a CDS encoding response regulator — protein sequence MSQEKRNILLVDDHPENLLALEAVLDLPEYHLVRARSGMEALRLLLKKQFSLILLDVCMPGLNGFETAALIRERPKTRNTPIIFVTAVNKTEQDVAKGYSVGAVDYILKPFDPDALKAKVALLSGVHETDRMGPRAAPPTLQGRISSLNRSKGVPPHYLNLANAIPQIVWIAAPNGVIDFFNQPWFNYTGLTFEESEGWGWKKLIHPEDLQPALDGWSEAIRLEKDYEIEYRLKRADGAYRWHLVRAFPERDPQGRILAWHGTSTDVNDQKQVQEKLQRTIEALEQKKTEAEMATRLKSEFVSNVSHELRTPLNAIFGYTALQLQGAYGEMTEEQKVPVDRIQKNAAELLGLINNLLDLSKLESNRIPILLEPVDLKSLLPEVFKNVAPLMDGKQVEVLWRIQNDLAPLQTDSLKVRQIFMNLLTNAIKFTDQGSITLSIFNEAGGIGLSIADTGIGIKEADLPIIFDPFRQIDGSTTRRVGGSGLGLTIVKKMVDVLQGRIDVKSEFGKGSTFTVFLPQLRAASSESTHSQEQAPAA from the coding sequence ATGTCCCAAGAGAAACGAAATATATTGTTGGTGGATGACCATCCGGAGAACCTGCTTGCGCTGGAGGCGGTCCTCGACCTTCCCGAGTATCACCTGGTCCGGGCCCGCTCCGGGATGGAGGCGCTCAGACTGCTCCTCAAAAAGCAGTTCTCCCTCATTTTGCTCGATGTCTGTATGCCGGGGCTCAATGGCTTTGAGACCGCCGCATTGATCCGGGAGCGTCCGAAGACGCGAAATACGCCGATCATTTTCGTGACGGCGGTCAACAAAACGGAGCAGGATGTGGCGAAAGGGTATTCCGTCGGCGCTGTGGACTACATCCTCAAGCCGTTTGATCCGGACGCGCTCAAGGCCAAGGTGGCGCTTCTGTCCGGCGTCCACGAAACGGATCGGATGGGACCGCGCGCCGCGCCCCCGACCCTTCAGGGGAGAATCTCCTCTCTAAACAGATCGAAGGGGGTTCCTCCGCATTACCTGAATCTGGCCAATGCCATCCCGCAGATCGTCTGGATTGCCGCGCCGAACGGCGTGATCGATTTTTTTAACCAACCCTGGTTTAACTATACCGGCCTGACCTTTGAAGAAAGCGAGGGATGGGGCTGGAAGAAGCTGATCCATCCGGAAGATCTTCAACCGGCATTGGACGGATGGTCGGAGGCGATTCGTCTGGAGAAAGATTATGAAATCGAATACCGTCTAAAACGGGCCGACGGCGCTTATCGCTGGCACTTGGTTCGCGCTTTTCCGGAGCGAGATCCGCAGGGGCGGATCCTCGCTTGGCATGGAACGTCGACCGATGTCAACGACCAGAAGCAGGTGCAGGAGAAGCTGCAACGTACGATCGAAGCATTGGAACAGAAAAAAACCGAGGCGGAGATGGCGACCCGTCTTAAATCGGAATTCGTCTCCAATGTGTCACACGAGCTGCGAACCCCGTTGAATGCCATTTTCGGCTATACCGCCCTTCAATTACAAGGGGCGTACGGCGAGATGACGGAAGAGCAGAAGGTTCCGGTGGATCGAATTCAAAAAAATGCGGCCGAGCTGCTCGGCTTAATCAATAACCTCCTCGATCTCTCGAAGCTGGAGTCAAACCGGATTCCGATCCTCCTGGAGCCGGTTGATCTAAAGTCCCTTCTTCCGGAGGTGTTTAAAAATGTGGCGCCGTTGATGGATGGAAAGCAGGTGGAGGTCCTCTGGAGGATTCAGAACGACCTCGCTCCGCTTCAGACCGATTCTTTAAAAGTCCGGCAGATTTTTATGAACCTTCTAACCAACGCAATCAAGTTTACCGACCAAGGCTCCATTACCCTCTCCATTTTCAATGAAGCGGGTGGAATCGGTCTTTCCATTGCAGATACCGGAATCGGAATCAAAGAAGCGGACCTCCCGATCATCTTCGATCCTTTTCGCCAAATCGACGGCTCGACCACCCGGCGGGTCGGTGGAAGCGGTTTAGGGCTGACCATTGTCAAGAAGATGGTCGACGTGCTTCAGGGTCGGATCGACGTCAAAAGTGAATTCGGAAAAGGATCGACCTTCACCGTGTTTTTGCCGCAGCTGCGCGCCGCCTCCTCTGAATCGACCCACTCCCAGGAACAGGCGCCGGCGGCCTGA
- a CDS encoding response regulator: MQTDTRIKILLTDDRPENLLALEAILDSPSYGIVKARSGEEALKALLTHSFGLILLDVQMPGLNGFETAKLIKARGVFRHIPIIFMSAIHKAYEYVLKGYAAGGVDYLFTPFDPDIVRAKVAALVELHHQSGSLAQEQADVIHQNERRKRYRNLADSIPIIVWTARLDGPIDYINKEWRNYTGLTSEQSKGWRWMEAVHQEDLQECLDHLTHAIRRGQGCEVECRLRGRDGSYRWHRLQTVPEKALKGELIGWFGSAIDIHDQKQEAWKKKLMRLS; the protein is encoded by the coding sequence ATGCAAACCGACACGAGAATCAAGATCCTATTGACAGACGACCGGCCCGAGAATTTGCTTGCATTGGAGGCGATTCTCGACTCCCCGTCCTACGGCATTGTAAAGGCGCGATCCGGAGAGGAGGCGTTGAAAGCGCTTCTCACCCATTCCTTCGGATTGATCCTGCTCGATGTGCAGATGCCGGGCCTCAACGGATTTGAAACCGCGAAGCTGATCAAGGCGCGGGGGGTGTTTCGGCACATTCCGATCATCTTCATGAGCGCGATCCATAAAGCCTACGAATATGTTTTGAAAGGGTATGCGGCCGGCGGGGTTGATTACCTCTTTACCCCTTTTGATCCCGATATCGTTCGGGCGAAAGTCGCGGCCTTGGTCGAGCTTCATCACCAGAGCGGAAGTCTGGCCCAAGAGCAGGCCGATGTGATCCATCAGAATGAACGGAGAAAGCGCTACCGGAACTTGGCCGATTCGATCCCAATCATCGTCTGGACGGCGCGTCTCGATGGCCCCATCGACTATATCAATAAAGAATGGCGGAACTATACAGGATTGACATCCGAGCAGAGCAAGGGGTGGCGGTGGATGGAGGCCGTTCATCAAGAAGACCTTCAAGAGTGTCTCGACCACCTGACCCATGCGATCCGGCGCGGCCAGGGTTGCGAGGTTGAATGTCGATTGAGAGGACGGGATGGAAGCTATCGCTGGCATCGGCTTCAAACCGTTCCGGAGAAAGCGCTCAAAGGCGAGCTCATCGGATGGTTTGGAAGCGCAATCGACATCCACGATCAAAAGCAGGAGGCATGGAAAAAGAAATTAATGCGTCTTTCCTAA
- a CDS encoding fibronectin type III domain-containing protein gives MTITWNSNENATSQVEFGTTASYGASSALDSTLVTGHSRTLSGLNPSTTYHFRVVSKDAANNTATSADNTFTTTAPPDTSAPTLSAITAGSLTPTSAVISWSTGELSTSQVEFGPTTAYGALSTLDTTLVTSHTRPLNGLSASTTYHYRVISKDASNNAATSGDNIFTTPDLPDTTAPVLSGIAAGSLSNNSATISWTTNEPADTQVQFGTTSAYGSSTSLNSSLSTSHSQSLTGLSASTTYHFRVISKDAANNAATSGDNTFTTPAAPDTTPPTFSGIAAGSLSNSSAVIHWTTNEIADTQVQFGTTTAYGSITPLNSTLSISHSQGLTGLQPSTLYHYRVLSQDAAGNAATSGDNTFTTTAAPDTTVPVLSGITVGSLSNSAATISWTTNEAADSQVQFGTTAAYGASTARDGALTTGHSQNLTGLSASTTYHFRVLSSDAAGNLSTSGDNTFTTAALPDTTPPVLSGIAAGNLTATSAQISWSTNEVATSQVEYGATTAYGALSVLDTTLVTGHTRTLSSLNPSTTYHYRVISKDATNHTAFSGDNTFTTAAAPDSSGPVLALITASDLRANQVTISWGTDEPATTQIEYGETVAYGTLTTLNATLLNSHSQTVTNLQNNTTYHYRVRSADALGNLSVSSDQTFTTTSLIDTTPPADVQSFTALPGNNQVTLDWVNPSDSDFVGVHVVYRTDRFPTDLNDGTVLGDFSGQPGESVSTVHAGLETNTTYYYSASSYDRSGNYQHTAHASASLAGITPSVSSAQSSAGGGGGGGCTMVSPTEGQSRGPLDAAELFGLIGLIVIRMVRKGRMK, from the coding sequence GTGACGATCACCTGGAACAGCAATGAGAACGCGACCTCTCAGGTGGAGTTTGGAACGACCGCCTCTTACGGCGCCTCCTCGGCGCTCGATTCCACCCTGGTGACCGGCCACTCCCGCACCTTGAGCGGTCTGAATCCGTCGACCACCTATCATTTCCGCGTCGTCAGCAAAGATGCCGCCAATAACACAGCCACCTCGGCGGACAACACCTTTACCACCACCGCCCCGCCCGACACGTCGGCCCCCACCCTGTCGGCGATTACCGCCGGCAGCTTGACCCCCACCTCGGCGGTGATTAGTTGGAGCACCGGCGAGCTGTCGACCTCTCAGGTGGAGTTTGGGCCGACGACCGCTTACGGCGCTTTGTCCACCCTCGATACGACCCTTGTGACAAGCCACACCCGGCCGTTAAACGGCTTGAGCGCGTCGACGACTTACCACTATCGGGTCATCAGCAAAGATGCCTCCAACAACGCGGCGACCTCCGGCGATAATATTTTCACAACACCCGATCTCCCCGATACGACCGCGCCGGTCCTCTCGGGAATCGCCGCAGGGAGTCTCTCAAACAACAGTGCGACGATCAGCTGGACCACCAACGAGCCGGCCGACACCCAGGTGCAGTTCGGGACTACCAGCGCCTATGGATCGTCGACGTCGCTCAATAGCAGCTTGTCGACCTCCCATAGTCAGAGCCTCACCGGCCTTTCGGCCTCGACCACCTATCACTTCCGGGTGATCAGCAAGGATGCGGCGAACAATGCGGCGACCTCCGGCGACAACACCTTCACCACGCCGGCCGCGCCCGATACGACCCCGCCGACCTTCTCGGGAATCGCCGCGGGAAGCCTCAGCAACAGCAGCGCGGTGATCCACTGGACCACGAATGAAATAGCCGACACGCAAGTGCAGTTCGGCACCACCACGGCCTATGGGTCGATCACGCCGCTCAACAGTACCTTGTCGATCTCTCACAGCCAGGGCCTCACCGGCCTGCAGCCGAGCACCCTCTATCACTATCGGGTCCTCAGCCAAGACGCCGCCGGCAATGCCGCCACCTCGGGCGACAACACCTTCACCACAACCGCCGCGCCTGACACGACGGTGCCGGTCCTCTCGGGGATCACGGTCGGCAGCCTCTCCAACAGCGCCGCGACGATCAGCTGGACAACGAACGAAGCGGCCGACAGCCAGGTGCAGTTCGGAACCACCGCGGCCTATGGCGCGTCGACGGCCCGCGATGGCGCGTTGACCACCGGCCACAGCCAAAACCTGACCGGCCTCTCGGCGTCGACCACCTACCACTTCCGCGTTCTCAGCAGCGATGCCGCGGGGAATCTCTCCACCTCCGGCGACAACACCTTCACCACCGCCGCGCTCCCTGACACGACCCCGCCGGTCCTCTCCGGCATCGCCGCCGGGAATCTGACCGCCACCTCCGCTCAGATTTCGTGGAGCACGAACGAAGTCGCCACCTCTCAGGTAGAGTATGGCGCCACGACGGCCTACGGCGCCCTCTCCGTGCTCGACACAACGCTCGTGACCGGCCATACCCGAACGTTGAGCAGCCTGAATCCTTCCACGACCTATCACTACCGGGTGATCAGCAAAGATGCGACCAACCACACCGCTTTTTCAGGCGACAACACCTTCACCACCGCGGCCGCCCCCGACAGCTCCGGGCCGGTGCTGGCGTTGATCACGGCGAGCGACCTCCGGGCCAACCAGGTAACGATCAGCTGGGGGACCGATGAGCCGGCCACCACCCAGATCGAGTATGGAGAGACGGTCGCTTACGGCACGCTGACCACACTGAATGCAACACTCCTCAACAGCCATTCACAAACCGTGACCAACCTTCAAAACAACACGACCTATCATTACCGGGTTCGGAGCGCCGACGCGCTGGGGAATCTCTCCGTCTCGAGTGACCAGACCTTCACGACGACCAGCCTGATCGACACCACCCCGCCGGCCGACGTTCAGAGTTTCACCGCCCTCCCCGGCAATAACCAGGTCACACTCGACTGGGTCAATCCCTCCGATTCCGACTTCGTCGGGGTCCATGTCGTCTACCGGACCGACCGCTTCCCGACCGATCTCAACGACGGGACGGTGCTCGGCGACTTCTCCGGCCAGCCGGGCGAATCGGTCAGCACCGTCCACGCCGGCTTGGAAACCAATACGACCTACTACTACTCCGCCTCCTCTTACGACCGATCGGGCAACTACCAGCACACGGCCCATGCGTCGGCCAGCCTGGCCGGAATCACGCCGAGCGTCTCCTCGGCGCAAAGCAGCGCCGGCGGAGGGGGTGGCGGCGGCTGTACAATGGTATCACCGACGGAAGGACAATCGCGCGGACCGCTCGATGCGGCCGAGTTGTTCGGATTGATTGGGTTGATTGTGATCCGGATGGTCCGGAAGGGTCGGATGAAGTAA
- a CDS encoding BON domain-containing protein, translating to MRTFYPRLLMAAAIALFVTSAPLHASDTDDRIETAAKKSYVFKTYLKDDSIHVNSKDGVVTLTGTVDQESHQTLAQETVAGLPGVKRVDNQLKVKGERPAKDSDGWLATKVKSALLFHKNVSAVKTEVDAKNGLVTLRGEAESEAQKDLTAEYTKEVEGVKGVKNLMTVAKSGAKRDEPRRDESVGQNIDDASITAQVKMALLSHRSTSAGDTKVETNDGVVTLSGRARNTAEKDLTTKLVDDINGVKKVVNNMTVDEKISKRN from the coding sequence ATGAGAACATTCTATCCAAGACTGCTGATGGCGGCTGCAATCGCTCTCTTCGTCACGTCGGCCCCGCTGCACGCCTCCGACACGGATGATCGGATCGAAACAGCCGCGAAAAAGTCGTACGTGTTTAAAACCTATCTCAAAGACGATTCGATTCATGTGAACTCAAAAGACGGCGTCGTCACCCTGACCGGAACCGTCGACCAAGAATCCCATCAGACGCTGGCTCAAGAAACCGTGGCAGGATTACCCGGCGTTAAACGGGTCGACAATCAACTGAAGGTGAAAGGGGAGCGGCCCGCCAAGGATTCGGATGGATGGCTTGCGACCAAGGTAAAGTCGGCCCTGCTGTTTCACAAGAATGTGAGCGCCGTCAAAACGGAGGTCGACGCCAAAAACGGGCTCGTCACCCTGCGAGGCGAAGCCGAGAGTGAGGCCCAAAAGGATCTGACGGCCGAATATACCAAAGAAGTAGAAGGGGTAAAGGGGGTCAAAAATCTGATGACGGTCGCCAAGAGCGGGGCAAAGCGGGACGAACCCAGACGAGATGAAAGCGTCGGCCAGAATATCGATGACGCCTCCATTACCGCTCAGGTCAAGATGGCGTTGCTCTCTCATCGCTCCACCAGCGCCGGGGACACCAAGGTGGAGACGAACGACGGGGTGGTCACCTTAAGCGGTCGCGCCCGGAATACCGCTGAAAAGGACCTTACCACCAAGCTGGTCGACGACATCAACGGCGTAAAAAAGGTGGTCAACAACATGACGGTCGACGAGAAAATCTCAAAGCGCAACTAA
- a CDS encoding aldo/keto reductase produces the protein MERRILGHSGLEVPVVGMGSWRTLDVSGRVAEAEADALIAQALEKGVSLFDSSPMYGEAERVLGRALQGQRSAAIVATKVWARSEAEGREQMDRALAFFGGSVDLYQIHNLVHWRTHLPVLEGLKKSGEITAIGATHYSPSAFDELSEVMKTGRITAIQIPYNPREREVERMILPLAADLGLGVVVMRPFGEGSVLRRLSSKATDANLKPLAPFGIETWAQALLKWILSDRRCHVAIPATSNLTHLNENAAAGAPPWFGPDERAYVARQVG, from the coding sequence GTGGAGAGAAGAATATTAGGACATTCCGGATTGGAGGTGCCGGTGGTCGGGATGGGGAGCTGGCGGACCCTCGATGTGAGTGGCAGGGTGGCTGAAGCGGAAGCCGATGCTCTCATTGCGCAGGCGCTCGAGAAAGGGGTGAGCCTCTTCGATTCATCCCCGATGTATGGAGAGGCCGAGCGGGTGTTGGGGCGTGCGCTTCAAGGGCAGAGGAGCGCGGCGATCGTCGCCACTAAAGTCTGGGCGCGCTCAGAGGCGGAGGGGCGCGAGCAGATGGATCGGGCGCTCGCTTTTTTCGGCGGCTCTGTTGATCTCTACCAGATCCACAATCTGGTCCATTGGCGAACGCATCTACCGGTTTTGGAGGGGTTGAAAAAATCGGGGGAGATCACCGCGATCGGTGCGACGCATTACAGCCCCTCGGCCTTCGACGAGCTGAGCGAGGTGATGAAGACGGGACGGATCACCGCCATTCAGATTCCCTACAACCCGAGAGAGCGGGAGGTAGAGCGGATGATTCTTCCGCTGGCGGCCGACCTCGGTCTCGGTGTGGTGGTGATGCGTCCGTTTGGAGAGGGGAGCGTTTTGCGACGGCTCTCCTCAAAGGCAACCGACGCCAATCTGAAGCCGCTCGCCCCCTTCGGTATTGAAACCTGGGCGCAAGCGTTGTTGAAATGGATTTTGAGCGATCGACGCTGCCATGTGGCGATTCCGGCGACCTCCAACCTCACACACCTCAATGAAAATGCCGCCGCGGGCGCGCCCCCCTGGTTCGGGCCCGATGAGCGGGCCTATGTTGCGCGGCAGGTCGGCTAA
- a CDS encoding cupredoxin domain-containing protein, which yields MKISMVLLLSLVFLAAGRVHAETFTLKTNMSDDLAFVGKDGTKNPTIEVQEGDVVELVIENGDGGPHIFTAPDINVKSSRIDTVGERTVVKFVAKKGEFKYFCPLPGHRRLGMEGTIVCRH from the coding sequence ATGAAGATCTCGATGGTTCTTCTTCTCTCTCTTGTCTTTCTAGCCGCCGGCAGGGTGCATGCTGAAACATTTACCTTAAAAACAAACATGTCGGACGATCTGGCCTTCGTCGGGAAGGATGGCACCAAAAATCCGACGATTGAAGTTCAGGAAGGGGACGTGGTGGAGCTCGTCATTGAAAACGGCGATGGCGGCCCCCATATCTTCACGGCTCCCGATATCAACGTCAAATCATCCCGGATTGACACCGTGGGAGAACGGACGGTCGTCAAGTTCGTCGCGAAAAAGGGGGAGTTCAAATACTTCTGCCCCCTTCCCGGACACCGCAGACTCGGAATGGAAGGAACCATCGTCTGCCGTCATTAA